GACCGAACGGTATGTCAGGGCGCTATCTATATTTGGGCCAATGACAGTACAGGACCAGAACCCCGACCGCGAGGACGAACTCGACCCCGGCGAGATACACAACGTCCTGCGAAACGACCGACGGCGACGGGCGATACAGCACCTCAGAGACTCCGAGGGAGCGATTGGCGTCGATGCGCTCGCCGAACACATCGCCTCGGTCGAAACCGGCGAGTCGCCTCCACCCCGCGACGTACGCAAGAGCGTCTACGTCTCGCTCCACCAGACCCATCTCCCGAAACTCGACGACCTCGAAATCATCGACTACGACCAGCGCGACCAGCGACTCGAACTCCGCGAGCGGGCCGAGGAGGTCGAGGTGTACATGGAGGTCGTCTCCGAGGACGACATCTCGTGGTCTACCTACTACCTCGGCGTGAGCGCGTTGGGACTCGTCACGCTTCTGGCGGTCCGACTGGACCTGCTGTTCGTCTCGTCACTCGGTGTCGGCTTCTGGTCATGGTATTTCCTTGCTCTCTTTGGACTGTCGGCGACCTATCACTGGTACACCGAGCGAAGTCGCCGAGTCTTGGAGTAGTCGGTTCCCCCAGTGTACGAGAGGCCATCGGTCGAAGCTCCTTCACGAAGCGATTGACAAGACCGTATAGATAGTATTTTGAATAAATAATATAAATAAATATTATATATTTTCTCGGCCAAACAATTTATACACACTCGCTATAACAATAATAATGCAATGAAAAAGAAAAATAAAAATATGTTGTATAATAGCATGAGTAAAAGAAGCCTATTGAAACAAATGGGCTTAGCTGGTGCCGGGATATCCGCTTTTCCGGCACTGAGCGGTAATGCGGCCGCCGCCTCCGACTTCGACATCGACATAGAGAGTGTTTGGGACTCCATTGTGGACCTCGCCCTTGATCAGATTTCCGTCAATCCCTTCTCTACGTCCGATGTCGCCGAGCCTCAAGAGCGAAAGCGGAAAGTCAAACAGCAACTCGAAACGCAGATGCGCTCGGACTTCAACGGGACTACCAACAGCGACGGTCCCTCGACGCAGGTGACGCCCACCGACATTCCGTTCGACATCTGCTACTGGACCGACTTCGGTGCAGACGGGTCGAAAATTTGTGTGGACTCGGCGACGCCGAGTTATGGGTCGCCCGACTGCGATACCATGGCACTCCCGAACCTTCACTACATGTCGTTCGCTCTCACGTCGTTCGACCTCAAATGGGACCGCGACTGGTCGGCTAGTTGGAGTGCGAACGTCTGGGTCGGGTCTGACCCGCAGGACGGGTGCCTCTATACTGGCATGGAAGCTGTTGATGGCACTCAACTGAACCAGTGTGCGAAAGTCATCTGTCCAGACGACATCATCGAGGCAGGCGCGTCGGTCGCAACCATTGCCCAAAGTGCGTTCGAGACCGCACTATCTGCCATTGAGGAGTGGGCCGACAAACAGGGCCTCTGGGACTGGCTTCTGTATGTCGCGGCCGCGCTCATCGCAATCGCTATCATCATTGCGATCAGTACCGGTACAATCACGTTCTCGCTCCCGGCCGCCGCTGCACTCGGAGTCATTTAATACACTTCGTCCCCGATTTTATTCATGGTCATCGCATCGTACCTCCTCGCCTCGATAGTCGCTTGTGCGCTCGGATACGCGGTCGGCCAAATTGGTAGTCGCACGCTCACTACGGACGACAACACGGAAGTCGTGTCCCGACTCCGAAGGCTTGTCGCCGTCTGGGGTGGCACGGTTACGGTCGCGGCCATCGGAACAGCGGTTATCACAAACGTGCCGAACGCCGTCCGCACGGCACTTGCACCGACACTGCCCGATATATTCGGTACGATACTCGGCTGGTCGCTAGTCCTCCCGACCGCCGTACTCGCCACGGTCAGCACATACTATGCCGTGTTTCCCTCGATGACCCCGACAGCTGAGTCCGCTCCCGACCGAATGACCGCCACCCTCGCCGCGGCCCGGACACTTGGGGTTCACGGTCTTATGTTGGGCCTTCCGGTCGCGCTCGCCGCGACGGTCGCCAACGCCCGGTTCGGCCTCGGCATTGTCGGCGTCGCAGTCGCCGCCCTGCCCCTCGGCTCGTATCTCGCGGGACCGATACTGGTTTCGCTGTCGGTTTCTGCGCGCATGCCGTCCGACGACGAACGGCGGCGACTCGCCGAAGCCACGGAGGCGACGCCGCTCGCTGACGTACCGTGGCGGGTCGTCGAAGGTGCGTTCGGTTCGGACACCGAAATGGCGGTCGTCGGTCCCGTGGGCTTGCGGCGACTGTACGTCTCCGAACGGTTCTTCGACCAGTCGGAGGTCGCGTTCGAGTCCATGCTCGCCATTCACGGCGAGCGAGAGCGACTCTCCTACCGTGGAGTCGCCGCTCTGGTCCTCTCGCTCAAGGTGTTGGTCGGCGTCGCTCTCCTTGGACTCCTGCTCAAACTCGTCCCAGTCCGGCCGACGCCTCTGACTGTCGCCGTCGCCTTGCCCGCGGGCATCGTCACCGTTGTCGCCCTCGATTGGCTGTGCTGGCGGCTCGGATATCGCGCCGACAGGCGAGCGGCAAGTCGAGTCGGGGCCGAGCGACTGAGTGATTCGCTTCAGGAACTCGCTGCACAGGCTGGAATTGAGGAGAACCCGAATCGAATCGTCCAGCACCTCCGGTCTCGCCCGTCGCTCTCCCGACGACTCTCGAAGGTCCGAGACGAGCGCTGACTACTCTCGCTCGTCTCTCCGAAGGAGTTCCGTTCGCTTCTCTATGGGAGGGTGCGTGGCGAACAGCGCGTCGCCGGTGGCGACGAACCAATCGCGGACTCGTACAGTTGGCGGTCGGCGCTGGTTTTCCCAGATGGTGAACGCGTCTCGAGACGATTGGGGCGGTTCCACGATAGAGAAAACGCCAACGGCCCGTGCCCGGCGGATGTCCGCCACCGGAGCGTCGATGGACTCGGGATCAAGCGTCTCGAGAGCGTCGGCGAGCGTGGCTGGCGACCCGACGAGTTGCGCCGCCGCTCTGTCCGCGGCGAGTTCGCGCTGTCGGGTGAAAACCGCGAGCATCGACTTTCCGATCAGACAGACACAACCCGCGAGTAGGAAGACAGCGATGCCGAACAGGTTGGTGTAGAGACCGCCAGGGACGCCCTCGCTCTCATTAGTGGCGTTCATGCGGTCCATCACTGATTGCCCGAACACGGCCGGAACCGCGACCAGTGTGACGACCAGCGCATCCCGGTTAGCGAGGTGGGCGAGTTCATGAGCGAGGACCGCTGCCAACTGATCGCGGTCCAGTCGGTCCAGCAGTCCGGACGAGACGACGAGCGTGGTCCCGCTGCGCGTCAGTCCCGAGACGGAGGCGTGTGGAACTGACGTCTCGGCGAGTTCCACAGCGGGCATTGGAACGTCGAGTTGGAGAGCAAGGCGTTCGACGAGTGACTCGATCTCGTCGCCCGCGTACGCAGTCCCGGTTATTGGGCGTGAGTCGAACCGGTCGTGGACGGCGTTCGTCCCGGTGGAGGCGGTCACGACGACGATACCAACCGCGAGGACGGTCCCGAGTATCGTGCCGACGGACGCTCCAGTCTCGGGTGACACGAGCAAGGCTGGCCCGACTATCGCACCGATTTGCGCGGTCGAAATCACGATACCGCCGATGAGCGCGAGCGTGCAACTGACCACCGCAAGCAAGGCGACCCCAAGGCGAGACGCGAGTCTAATGCTTGTCATCGTTCTGGGAGGGCTCTGCGGAGGGCTTCGTTCAGCCGATGTACCGCAGGTTTTCGTCGGTCGCCATTCCGGACTGCTGGCTCTCCATCTCTTGAATCTTGTTCGCCACGTCCTCCATGTCGTCGGCGCGCTCCTCCAGCGAGTCGAACTCGACCTCGAAGTCCAACACGTCCTCCAACACTTCGAGGACCGCGCGGGCGCTCTTGGGGTCAACGAGGTAACCGCTGGTCTCGCCCATCAGACACGTCGCTCGGAAGCCCTGCCGCTCGCCGAGTCCGAGCAGGAGTCCGCTCGTGCCGACGATGCCGCCCGCGGGTTCGTCCTCGCGGAACTCGACGCCAGCGTCTTCGAGTTCCGTCACGAACTCCTCGTCGGTGGCCGCGCCCAGCACGTCGTACTCGTCCATCAGTTCGCCTGTGGGGACGCCGCCGAGCGCGTACACCGTCTCGACGCCGAACTCCTCAGCGATACCAAGGAAGGCGTCGGTCAGGCGATAGTGGCCGGTGTTATCACTGGCCTGATGGTCGCCGGTCAGCACCAGCAGGTCGCGGTCGTCGAGTTCGACGGCGTAAACCTCCACGCAGGCCAGTTCGGTCGTCCCGTCGTCTTCGACGCTGACTTGCGGCGGGAAGTGTTCGGAGTAGACTCGCCGCACCAACTCGCTGTCTTTCTCTTCGAGGAGGTGTTCGGCCGCCAGCTTTCCGACGTGGCCGACGCCCGGCAGGCCCTCGACCAGAACCGGGTCCTGCAGGTCGGGGTCCGCAACTGCCTCGATATCGAGTTCGTCCATGTGGCTTACTCGCGGGCGCGCTGCTTAAGTGCCCGTCGGTACTCGCCGTAGGGGTCCTCGGGGTTGAACGGCGCGGGTGCGCTGTTGACGGCGTCTGCTCCGCAGTCGGGACACGTCGAAGAAAGGGTGTATACCGGACGCGGGTGTTCGTCGCGCCACGCCGAACAGACGAGGATGTCGGATTTCATCCGTCTACTGCTCTTCTTCGGTCTGGCGCTCGCGGTGGAACGCCCCGGTGCCGCCGACCGACTCGATGGCCTCTTCCGCGCGGGCCGCGCTCTCTTTGAGTTGGTCTTCGGCGGTCTTGTAGTTGGGTGCTTGCACCCGGATGCGGTACTCGGGCGCGCCGACGTAGGTGACTTCGAGGTCGATTTCGTCGGGGATGTCGCCGTTCCCCTCGGCGGCCTGTAGGGCCTCCTTGATGTCGTCTACGCCGCCGCTTGACGCGCTTTCGAGGTCCACGTAGCCCGTGACCGTGACGTAGGGCACCGAGACGTTCTCGCGGGCGGTATCCACGATGGCGTCAAGTTCGTCGTCGGTGAGGTCGGTGTCGTCCAGGGCCTCGGGACCGTGAATCGCGGCCTGCTCGAATCCGCCGTAGAGACCGCCGAACTCCGCAAGGAGTTCGTTGGCGACGTGGGCGTATTTGTCGTCGTCCATGTCCTCGCCGAAGGCCAGTTCCATCCAGTTGTCGGCCTTCTGCTCGTTTTTCCACTCCTGAATCTTCTCGGAGTGCTGATGGTCGTTAACGTCCTTCAGCGAGAGGTCGATCTGCTGTGCGTCCTCGTCCACGTCAAGTACCTTGCAGACGACCGTCTGGCCCTCGTTGACGTGGTCGCGGATGTTCTTTATCCACCCGCTTGCGACTTCGCTGACGTGGATGAGTCCGCGCTTGTCCTCGTACTCCGAGAGGTCCACGAAGACGCCGAAGTCTTCGATTTCGTCTATCTTGCCGACGACGAGTTCGCCGGTGTCGGGCCAGCCGCTATATTTCATCGGGCTTCCACTGTATCAGTTACTTCGCCTTCGAATTCGGCGTCGCCGCCGGTCGGCCGGGCGAGGGTCGCGCCGCAGACGGCGCAGGCGACCTCGGTCGCGGCCTTGCCGAAGACGGTCTGTTCGTTGTCACAGTCCGGACACTGAACGGTGTAAAAGTTTCCTGCCATGATTAGTCCTCTAGCTCCAGTCGGCCAGCGCGCCATCCCTCGCGGAGGTGGGCCTTGCCACACTCGCTGCAGAGGTACTTGAGGTCGGTCTTCTTCGTCGGCTTGTCGCCACCGGGGACCTTGGAGAACCGACCGCGGTTACCGATACCCTTCGAGCCCTCGCGCTGCTTGCGCTGGTCCCACTTCATGCCGGTCGAACGACCGGTTCGGACCTTCTGGACTTCGTGTTCTTCGTGGGCTTTACAATGCGGGCAGTACGTGTTGAACCGTCGTGGCATCTGCATAGATATCTACCTTGTCGGGTGTAAGGCCACCGGGCTTAAAACCCGTTTGGTTCACGACGAATCCCCGACGGCGGGGACCGCAGTTGGGAGTTCTCCTTTCGAGTTGTTGGTCTCCGTGGTGGCCGCCGTCCCGACCGATACAGGGTCGTTTCCGTGACGGACTTTCACTTTTACTCCGCGTGGCACGATTTTAAGTCATCTCCGTGAAAACAATTCGGTAACGACTGTCGTATGTGAATATGTGGCGGTAACGACGACCGCGTTCACGGCGGCAGTCGTCGGAGGATACGATGTTAGGCTCTCACTCGAATCGGCTCGAACGATACGGAATGGACGGGCGGGGGGAAGCGACGCCGCAGGAGCGCGGGTGCTGGATTCGGAAGACCTCGTTTTACGAATCCGCTGGCGGGACCGTACCGGGGCCAGACCGACTCGCGGCGTCCGAGTCCGCATAATGGTCCAGCATCGTTTCGAGTGCGTCCACTGTGGGTATCGAATCCGCGGGACCGGCGAGGACTGTGACGCCGCTCGGCAGGCCGCCCGCGTGCAGGGCGCGTCCCACATCAACGAGGCCCACAGAGACCGACTCGCTCGGGTCTCCGACTGCCCCGACGAACTCGCGGCCGACGACCTGCTGGCCGACGAGGCGGCTTACGGGTCGCTTCGCGGATGGCTCGGACCCGCGGACGAACTCCTCGTCTGTGACGACTGTGGCTACTACTTCGGACACGAACGCGACGAGGAGGACCGCGAACCGGTCGGCGAACACGGATTGGTCTGTGAGACCTGTTACGACCGGCGCGTCCGGAATCACGACGACTCGGTCACCGACGCAATCGACGACTTCCTGCGATAACGCGCGTGCCGGTCGTCGGCCTGCGAGCGCCAGCTTACCGACGACAAGATGATTCAATCATTTGTTTCTTTGCAAAAAATATTAAGTAAGCTCCGATAAGCTATAATTTTGATGATAGTCAGAAGACGCAATTTACTCAAGCAGAGCGCGGTAGCTACCACCGGAGTCGCCGCCCTCGTCGGGTCGTCCGGTTCCACGGCGGCCTACGACGTGCCCCTTGTCTCGACGCGCGACCACTTCACTGACGACGGATCGTTGGTCTCGGGCGAGACGCAACTCAGCTACGATACGAACGGTCTCGTCCCCGGCGTCGATACCGGTTGTGCTGGCGACCTGACGGTGTTCATCCACGGCTGGGACAAGAAGAGTAGCGAATCGGACACCGAGCAGGCGGCCCGCGAGAAGGCCCGCCTCGCGCGCGACGAACTCACCGGGTCCGGGTACGGCGGCACGGTCGTCGGCTACACATGGGACAACGACGTTGGCGGCGGCATCGACTACGGATGGGGCGAGGCCCAAGATGTCGCACAGAAAAACGGCGCGAAACTGTCCCAGTTCCTCGTGGACCTCAAGCACCAGTGCCCGAATTCGACCGTTCGACTCGCCAGTCACTCGCTGGGCGCGCAGGTCCTGTTGAGTTCGCTTCGGTCGCTGAACGGGTCGTGGTTCACGGACAACGGGCACCGAGTGTACTCGACGCATCTCCTCGGGGCCGCACAGGACAACGAAGCGCCCACGAAGGAGTCTATCGACACGTACAACGCCATCAGCAACGTCGTCACGGCCGCGTTCAACTACCACAGCCACGAAGACGACGTGCTCCAGTGGGTCTACAACACCATCGAGTTCGATCAAGCGCTCGGCGAGACTGGCTACGAGGAGGGCAACACGCCCGCGCCCAACTACACCGAGTCCGACAGCACGTCGCAGGTCGGCACCGACCACTCAGGCTACCTGACGAATCTCTCGGACGAGGTGGTCCATCACATGGCCCACGTCGGTTCGTACGTCTGACGACGAGACGCGCGTCCGAGACCGGTCCCGAAGCGCTTAAACACGCTCCTTCCGAATCGCCGGGCATGAAGCGACTCATCATCCACGGGGACCCCGGCATCCGGAAGAACGCCGTCATCAACTACGACGGCAGCGAAGTCGTCTGTTTCGGCATCAGTCGGCAGGGCGACTGGCACGGCCCGGACGAACCGCAGTTGTGGTGCGTCATCGGCACCGAGGACGAGCGCGAGGACTTCGAGAAGCGCAACTACGTGCCCCACTGGCTCGACACCGAGTCCGTGGACGCCGACGCCATCGATATCATCAAACGCGCCGACGAAGTCGCTGTCTCGTAATCTCGCAACTCCGCCGTCGCTCCCCGCGTCGTTTTTCGAGTCCGCCGAATCCTTTCTTTGACTCCATCGAGCACCTCGACGCTCGCTCAGTCGTTCGCGGGCGCGGTGACGTGTTCGGGCGCGGGTTCCGTGCCGAACAGCACCGTGAACGTGGCCGCCGAGACGATGATGAATCCTGCCGCAGTCCAGAACGCGACGAGGACCGAGGTGGCGTCCCAGATGGCTCCGACCAGCACCGGGCCGCCGACCTGTCCGACCTTCCACGCGATAGACCGGAGCGAGAGGCTCGACCCCACCGCGTCGAAATACTCGCCTTCCTCGACGAACAGCGACATGCTGGCGGGGAGTCGAATGCTGTCGCCGATGCCGAGGACGCCGTAGGCCGCGAACAGGACGAAGAACGCCCCCGGAAGCGCCATCTGCTCGCCGAACGCCGCGAGCGTCACGCTCGGAACGCGCCCCTCCGCGAACCCAGCGAGGGGGATGAGCGCCACACCGACCGCGTAGACCAGCGCGCCCGCGAGGACGAACCGGTACTTCCGGCCGAACCGGTCGGTCAGGTCGCCGACCCACCCCTGCGTGAGTCCCTTCGTGAGTTTCCCTCCGGCCATGATGCCGCCGATGAGAAACGCGTTGATGCCGAACCCGGTCCGAGCGTAGATGGGCAGGAAGGTGATGACCGCCATCTTGCCGACGCTGAACGACCCGCGGAAGAAGACGAGCGCCTGAATCGCCCGGCGGCCGAGCAGGTCCTTGATGGTCTCCATTCCGCTGGCCTCCTCGGGGTCGGCGCTCCCGCCGGGGTTGTCCCGGAGGAAGAGGTAGACCGAGACGAACGCGCCGATGGTGAACAGGCTCAACACGGCGTAGGTCATCTCGAAGCCGTAAACGAACAGCAACAGTCCGCCGAACACGTCGCCGAACAGGCTCGAAAACGCCCCGACCTGATTGTACGACCCTATCCACAGGCCGCGGGACTCGTCGGGACTAATCTCGCCGACCACGGTGGTGCCAGTTAGCCAGAGGATGCTCGCGCCCAGCCCCTGCACCGCGCGGAGCAGAATGACGTGTTCGACGCCGGAGACGAACGTGAAGCCGACGAACACCGCGACGTTGAGCAGGAGACCGACCAGCAGGAACTTCTTGGCGTCCTTGAGGTCGATGTACCGCCCGAGCGGGAGGACGATTAGCAACTGGACCGCCGCGAACGCGGTGCCGAACAGTCCCTCGACCGTGCCCGACGTATTGAACATGTCGGCGTACAGCGCCAGCGCGATGAGAATCGTGGAGTAGGCCTGACTCCGGGCGAACGCGGTGCTGGCGAGCGCGACGAACTCGCGGTTTCCGAAGAGGCGGAGCGTGCCGCCGCTTGACTCGGACACTGTTACGAACCGAAATAGCAGATGGGTCGATAATAAATCCACGGCTCCCGGAAACTGTCGCACTGAGACGGCTTCGCATGGAGAACGAGTACAGCAGAAAACGTGGCGCTGAGGACTTTAGTCTCCTGTCGAGATGGTAGCGGTGTCCCCGACGAGGGCAAGCGTTGCTCGCGCTTGCGTCGGTCTCGTCCCGCGGTTCGGAACCCGGACCAACAGCAGGTGGAGCGGCGCGTTGTTGAGTCCGCTCTCGGACTCGTACTCGCTGAGTCGGAGTCGCAGAGTTTCGGTCCCGACGCCCTCGACTGACTCGACTACGAGTCGATTCTTCCCGGCCGAGACGCGGGCCGACACCGCGACGACGCTGTTTTCCTCGAAATCCGTCTCCGAGAGGAACGACCGACTCCGGTCCGACAGTCCCGACTCGCGTAGCCGACTTCGCCAGTCGCCGTCGGTCAGCAAGGCGACCCGCGGCGGTTCACCCGACGAAAACGGATTTTTCGGGAGGTTCCACTGTCCGACAGCGGCGTATGGCGTCTCGTTCACTGCCGGTGTCGTGACCGTCGTAGACGAGTCTTCCGTCGTCGGTGGTTCGTCCGTCGTTCGCTTCTCGGTCGTCTCGCTCGGGGTGTCGGTCTGCGACGAGCCGAGACACCCGGTGAGGCCGGTGAAGGCGGTGAGTGTACCGACGACGACGGTTCGGCGTTTCATCTTTAAAGCCTCCAGCAAGTTACGTGAGGTCGGGGACGTGAAGTACGTTGCCGGAGTTGGAGGATTCGCTCGGGCACACGGTGTGGTTGTTCATGCCGTGATACTTAGACCTCTGGATGGCGTAGTTGATCGGAACTGGACGGACCGTCCCCTACCGAACTGACGGGACGCAGTCAACAAAAAATCCGGAAGTCGGACGAACTGTCTCGACGGGACCGAGCGTCGGGCGCGACTCTCAGTCGTCGAGGTCTTCGACGGCGTCGGCGATGCGCTGAAGCTGTCGCGTTGCGTCGCGGACCTCGTCGCGGAGCTGTCGGACCTCGCGGACGAGTTCCTCGTCGCCGACGGACTCGCCCTCGCCGGGTCGGCCGCCGGGACCAGCGCCACCGGGACCTGCGCCGCCGGGTCCACCGGGACCGCCGCCCATCATGCCGCTCATCATCTGTGCGAACGGGTTGCCGCCGCCACCGGGACCGCCGCCCATGCCGCCGGGACCGCCGCCCATCATCTCTTCCATCTTCTCGCGTCGCTCGTCGGCGTCGCCCTCTGCCTCGCCCTCTTCGGCGCGCTTCTCTCGAATCTCCTCGACGCGCTCTCGGAAGGACTTTTCCTCGCCCTCTCCGCCCTCGGACTCGTTAGGTGCGTTCTCGTTGGAATCGTCGTCTGCCATGACTCGGCGTTCGGGACCGACGTGGAAAAGCGTGGTGTCTCGGGAAGCGCCCGAGTTAGCGAACACCGCGGGCGTTCGTCTGGGGATTCTTCACACGTCCCGCCTCGTTCTTCTGAGTTGACATGAATCGGCAATTTGGGTCGTCGCGGCTCCGGTATCCGTCGTTTCCGCCCCGCGACCGACCTACCAGAACGGCCACAGGCGTCTGACGCAACGTTTACTTGTTCGCGTGCAATTGTCCCCGTATGACAAGCCTCGCGGAGGCCTACGAGGAGAACGTCGGCGAGGTCGGGAACGTCCGACTCCTCTACCTCGGGGTCGGTCTGTTCGCCGCCGGGGCGCTGCTCGTCGTACTCGGCATCCTCTTCGCCACGACGAGCCTTCACACCGTTTTCGGACTCGACCTGTTGGGTGCCCGCAAGGTCGCGGGCGTCCTCGCCGGACTCGGCGTCCCGGCTGTGTTCGTCGGCATCTTCAGCGTCCTGCCAGCCAGCGAGCGCGTCCGGGCCGCGGCCGCAATCGGTGCGGGCATCTCGATGCTCGGGGTCGCACTGTTCACCTACGCCTACCCGAAACACTGGGCGGGCTACAATCGACAGCTCACGCTCCCGGTCGTCGCCGTCTACTTCTTTGGCGCGCTCGTCACCTTCGGCTGTCTGTTCGTCGCCGTGGTCAACTTCAAGACGCGAAACGACCCCGGCGGCACCGTCACGCTCGAAGTCGCCCACGAGGGCGAGGTCCGGACCGTCGAGGTCCAGAAGGACGAACTGTCGGAGTTCGACGACATCGAGAATCTGAACGCGCTCCAGACCGAACTCGCGGACGCGGCCGCGGGCGACCCGGACAACGACCCCGAACCGATTCCGACCGACTCCGGGCGAGTCGCCGCCGACCCGGCCGACACCGGTCTCGGCGGCGTCGCATTCATGGGGAACATGCCGGACGGCGAGACCCCGACTCAGACGAACCACGCCGACCGGGACGCGTCGAACTTCGCTGCGTCCGGTCGCGGCGTGGCGACGAGCGACGGGGGCACCGCCAGCGACGATATCCAATCGCCGCTGGACGACGCCGACTCGCCGACCCAACCTCAACAGGGAACCACTGACGCCTACTGCGGCAACTGCCAGCACTTCCAGTACGTCCGGACCAACGAGGGGATGCAACCCCACTGCGGTTTCTACGGTCGCACGATGAGCGACATGGACGCCTGCGAGGAGTGGGAACCGAACAGCTAGACGCCTCGAAGCGTCTCTTTTACCGCGTCCCAGTGGCTTCCTTTCCAGAAGTGTTGCCCGCAGTCCGGACAGCGCAACGTTTCGGTCTCCGCGGGGTCAGGCGCGTACTCGGGCGTCGAGTCGGCTTGTGCGACGGCGACTAACTCGCCGTTACAGTTCGCACATCGCCTCGGGTCCGAGAGTTCGAGCGCGAACCCGGCGTCGGCCAGTTCCCCCAACTGGTCGGTCACGTCCTTCGACGTGAGGAGCAAGCCGCCCGCGCTCTCGGCCAGTTCGGCGTCGCGCGTCACGAGCAGGCGGTTCTCGTCGCGCGCAATTTCGAGTAGCTTCTCGTCGGTCTCCCGTCCCCTGTCGAGCGCGTAGGCCGCGTCGTAGCCGCACATCCGGAGATACGTCGTCAACTTGCCGAGCATGGCGTCGAGCAGAAGCGGCGTTTCCGAGGGTCCGCGGGGCGTTTCAGCCATCGTCAGTGCAGAAATTCGCGCACGCCCTCGGCGTCCCGCGCGTTCAGAATATCGTCGGCCTGCGCCCACCCGCGCCGGGCGGTGTGGACGCCGTATCGGACGTTCGCGTACTCGGGTGGGGAGTGGGCGTCGGTGTCAATGGCGATGGTCGCGCCCTCCTCGACGGCCTGCTTGACCGCGCTTCCCCAGAGGTCGAGGCGGTGAGGGTTGCTGTTGATTTCGAGCGCGGTGTCGTGGTCCACGGCGGCGCGGGCCACCGCGTCGATATCCAGTTCGAGACCGGGGCGCTTGTGTATCATCCGGCCGCTCGGATGACCAAGGATATCGACGCTCGGGTGTTCGATGGCCGCGACGAGGCGGTCGGTCCCGTCGCCTTCCAGTTTGCTGTGTGGCGACGCGACTACGCAGTCG
This genomic stretch from Halorussus pelagicus harbors:
- a CDS encoding proteasome assembly chaperone family protein, with amino-acid sequence MDELDIEAVADPDLQDPVLVEGLPGVGHVGKLAAEHLLEEKDSELVRRVYSEHFPPQVSVEDDGTTELACVEVYAVELDDRDLLVLTGDHQASDNTGHYRLTDAFLGIAEEFGVETVYALGGVPTGELMDEYDVLGAATDEEFVTELEDAGVEFREDEPAGGIVGTSGLLLGLGERQGFRATCLMGETSGYLVDPKSARAVLEVLEDVLDFEVEFDSLEERADDMEDVANKIQEMESQQSGMATDENLRYIG
- a CDS encoding DUF7344 domain-containing protein, with protein sequence MTVQDQNPDREDELDPGEIHNVLRNDRRRRAIQHLRDSEGAIGVDALAEHIASVETGESPPPRDVRKSVYVSLHQTHLPKLDDLEIIDYDQRDQRLELRERAEEVEVYMEVVSEDDISWSTYYLGVSALGLVTLLAVRLDLLFVSSLGVGFWSWYFLALFGLSATYHWYTERSRRVLE
- a CDS encoding DUF726 domain-containing protein; its protein translation is MVRRRNLLKQSAVATTGVAALVGSSGSTAAYDVPLVSTRDHFTDDGSLVSGETQLSYDTNGLVPGVDTGCAGDLTVFIHGWDKKSSESDTEQAAREKARLARDELTGSGYGGTVVGYTWDNDVGGGIDYGWGEAQDVAQKNGAKLSQFLVDLKHQCPNSTVRLASHSLGAQVLLSSLRSLNGSWFTDNGHRVYSTHLLGAAQDNEAPTKESIDTYNAISNVVTAAFNYHSHEDDVLQWVYNTIEFDQALGETGYEEGNTPAPNYTESDSTSQVGTDHSGYLTNLSDEVVHHMAHVGSYV
- a CDS encoding HAH_0734 family protein, which produces MKRLIIHGDPGIRKNAVINYDGSEVVCFGISRQGDWHGPDEPQLWCVIGTEDEREDFEKRNYVPHWLDTESVDADAIDIIKRADEVAVS
- a CDS encoding 30S ribosomal protein S27e; the protein is MAGNFYTVQCPDCDNEQTVFGKAATEVACAVCGATLARPTGGDAEFEGEVTDTVEAR
- a CDS encoding RNA-protein complex protein Nop10, whose translation is MKSDILVCSAWRDEHPRPVYTLSSTCPDCGADAVNSAPAPFNPEDPYGEYRRALKQRARE
- a CDS encoding 50S ribosomal protein L44e; its protein translation is MQMPRRFNTYCPHCKAHEEHEVQKVRTGRSTGMKWDQRKQREGSKGIGNRGRFSKVPGGDKPTKKTDLKYLCSECGKAHLREGWRAGRLELED
- a CDS encoding MFS transporter; the encoded protein is MSESSGGTLRLFGNREFVALASTAFARSQAYSTILIALALYADMFNTSGTVEGLFGTAFAAVQLLIVLPLGRYIDLKDAKKFLLVGLLLNVAVFVGFTFVSGVEHVILLRAVQGLGASILWLTGTTVVGEISPDESRGLWIGSYNQVGAFSSLFGDVFGGLLLFVYGFEMTYAVLSLFTIGAFVSVYLFLRDNPGGSADPEEASGMETIKDLLGRRAIQALVFFRGSFSVGKMAVITFLPIYARTGFGINAFLIGGIMAGGKLTKGLTQGWVGDLTDRFGRKYRFVLAGALVYAVGVALIPLAGFAEGRVPSVTLAAFGEQMALPGAFFVLFAAYGVLGIGDSIRLPASMSLFVEEGEYFDAVGSSLSLRSIAWKVGQVGGPVLVGAIWDATSVLVAFWTAAGFIIVSAATFTVLFGTEPAPEHVTAPAND
- a CDS encoding translation initiation factor IF-2 subunit alpha, with translation MKYSGWPDTGELVVGKIDEIEDFGVFVDLSEYEDKRGLIHVSEVASGWIKNIRDHVNEGQTVVCKVLDVDEDAQQIDLSLKDVNDHQHSEKIQEWKNEQKADNWMELAFGEDMDDDKYAHVANELLAEFGGLYGGFEQAAIHGPEALDDTDLTDDELDAIVDTARENVSVPYVTVTGYVDLESASSGGVDDIKEALQAAEGNGDIPDEIDLEVTYVGAPEYRIRVQAPNYKTAEDQLKESAARAEEAIESVGGTGAFHRERQTEEEQ
- a CDS encoding M48 family metallopeptidase, which codes for MTSIRLASRLGVALLAVVSCTLALIGGIVISTAQIGAIVGPALLVSPETGASVGTILGTVLAVGIVVVTASTGTNAVHDRFDSRPITGTAYAGDEIESLVERLALQLDVPMPAVELAETSVPHASVSGLTRSGTTLVVSSGLLDRLDRDQLAAVLAHELAHLANRDALVVTLVAVPAVFGQSVMDRMNATNESEGVPGGLYTNLFGIAVFLLAGCVCLIGKSMLAVFTRQRELAADRAAAQLVGSPATLADALETLDPESIDAPVADIRRARAVGVFSIVEPPQSSRDAFTIWENQRRPPTVRVRDWFVATGDALFATHPPIEKRTELLRRDERE